The region tccattaattcttttttttttttcatccccTCTAAAGATAATGAATAATTTATACGTATTGAATTCAACTTAAATTATGGCGTTAAATAAAGCATGCTCTATATTGATTGATGTCCtatgtgtaattaattaatagagtCATTTAAAAGTTATATGATCAATGGCGGTGTGTATATGGAAATTAGATGTTGGAATttaatatttactaaaattattaaaattaatttcaacaataaaaattatagtagtATTTATCTAGAGATACAAAACATGATATAGTTGAAATCGTTGAATCTATTTGAAATACAAGTTTGATCTAGtggattgaaaatttttatctcAGGGTGCTTTTGATTTGtggaatgagaatgaaagaaaggGGATTAGGGTGAATGATATTAAAAAGAAGGGAAATGGGAGGAATGAGAATAGTAATAAacctgtgtttggttggaaggaatgCGATTGAGGAATCGAAAAAAAGTATGAAAGAGAAATGTGATAAATTTACTTTGATATCTTTTACTATAAGGCTATGTTTGATTGTCAACATGGAAAATGGTtggaaaagaatattttttcatggaaaaattttacatgaaaaatgaaaaaatagtcgttttattggcattatttttttaactagaaaataaaaaaaattctatgaaaaattcaaattttgttgtttgattgctcttatttttcatggaagaaaaaacctcatttattgtttgattgcatcaattttccctagaaaaagtcacattttccatggaaatttttttagaagttattaaaaattataaacagcgctacgtggaattgaatcttaccatcaacaCGTCACGGGATATGTTCACTGATCTAGataaacttatttaaaatattatcaagttatataatttatctttttttttaattttaaaaaaaaatgaaaaaccttttttttaaattttaaaagaaaagttattttaaaattataaagagcGTTATGCGGAATTGAATTTTACCATCAAAATGCCGCGGGATATGTTCAATgatctggataaatttatttaaaatattatcaagttatataatttatttttttaaaaaaaaaattaaaagaaaaggaaaaacttttcttttaaattttcaaaagaaaagttattttaaatatttaaattcacgttattttttcacatagcccCTTACTTTTTCTCTGGAAAACTTTTCCCAGGGTGGAGATAGGAAAAAATTTCCACTGAGGGAAAATAGGGTCACGTGATAGAGtttgtggaaaatttttccatgaaaaattttggcaaacaaacagcCTATTTAATTGGAATATGACCCATAGAAAATTTTTCCAGGgaaaaaaagggcaatcaaacacagcATAAATGAAAGATATTGTAGAAATTAATGGATTTTggttaattattgtatttaaatatttaaataaaataattaaaatgacaatttttataattaaatatttttaattaaataaatccctttaattattatccattttaattactatatttaaatatttaaatataataatttacataACTATTAacatatttcaataatttactttaattatttaaaataagggcaaaattattattttcaaccCAAAGAATGAGACACCCCCAATTTTGAAGGCAATAAGATTCATCTATGATTATTACTTGATGAAATTCCTGTTTATTCTTTTACTTAATACCAAACAAAAACTAACAGTACTGAAAAGTAAAATGATTATTGCAGTAATTATTCCTTTGATCCAAACATACCCTCAATTTAATATTTGTCACTTGAATTATGCATTTGGAAAAAATCATAACCCTCAATTTTTTACATGAGACTTGAATGTCTTACAATCCGTCTATTGCGATAGAGACTCATGTAATCTCTATttactttacttttattttattttatttgcatcaaTTTTTGTTCTAAATAAGGAGCAATCTCTTAAGAAAAAaagtatatgttttatttatttatttatttattttgataaattagcAACAaacacatttttattattttgtattgtgCTTGAGAgatttgaattcaaaatctCTTAAACACAAGCAAGATAGAACACACTAGACTATACCATGGTTCCTTTTTATatctcttctttgtttctttctaaAGATAATTAGGATGCTCAAATATTTATCTCATGGtataatttatcataaattagttttttattatgttgagataaaattatatttaaaattttatgcaacaatcaaacattaaaaAGTCCTTCTCTTGCTATATATGTACTACTAATGTTTGAGGAAACTTTGAAAACCACTCCACGGCATATTTGGGAAAAGAAAGCCCAACCCAATTACACTGAGAAGCGGGAGGGTTCAGTCAACAAGTCCACAAAACGTTACCCAAGAGTATTTTCCTTCCAACCTTTTAAACTTCCCATGCAGATGCTTGCATGCACACAAAAGCAAGCAACCATCATCCAGTCAGTCTGACCCTCCAGTTTTCATCTCTACatgatataaattataaactCATGAACACGACGACCATAATAGCAGCAGATAACTTTTACAGTTGCTTCTCTCTGAGCTTCAAAAGTTCAATCAATGACTTCATCCAAAACAAAGATGGAAATTAAAGTAGCATCAGATACCAAGTCCAAGTCCAAGTCCGACTCCAAAGGTGCAGCACTAGCATCATCATATGATTCCCAAATACGTCCACTGCTCGATGCCGTTGACAGGCTCCGTAATCTCAAAGTCATGCAAGAGGGCATACAACTCCCAACCATCGTCGTCGTCGGAGATCAATCCAGCGGAAAATCAAGCGTTCTTGAGTCTCTGGCCGGAATCAGTCTCCCCAGAGGCCAAGGCATTTGCACTCGTGTCCCTCTCATCATGCGCTTGAAGCGTGACAAGTCTGCAGTCAACCCTCAAATGCACCTTGAGTACCAAGACAAGATCATCCAGACAACCGAGTCCGGCATCACAGCCGCCATTAGCAGGGCCACTGACGAGATTGCCGGGAGTGGTAAGGCTATCTCTAACACATCACTTACTTTGGTTGTCAAGAAGACAGATGTTCCTGATCTCACAATGGTGGACTTGCCTGGGATAACTCGCGTTCCCGTGCAAGGCCAGCCTGAGAATATATATGAACAGATCTCTGACATCATCAAGGAGTATATTTCACCTAAGGAGAGCATCATACTGAATGTTCTCTCAGCTGCTGCTGATTTTACCATTTGTGAGTCGATTCAAATGTCTCGTCAGGTTGACCGGAATGGTGAAAGGACACTGGCTGTGGTCACCAAAGTTGATATGGCTCCTGTGGGTCTGTATGAGAAAGTTATGGCTGATGATGTGAAGATTGGGCTTGGATATGTGTGTGTCAGGAACCGTATTGGTGATGAGACTTATGATGAAGCTCGAGTGGAGGAGACCAAGTTGTTTGAAACTCATCCTTTGTTGTCAAAGATTGATAAGTCTATTGTTGGGGTTCCGGTGCTTGCCCAGAAGTTGATGCAGATTCAGGCTGCCAGTATATCCAAGTGCTTGCTTGACATTGTGaagaagatcaatgataagCTCAGTTTCAATGTGCATGAGCTCGATAACATGCCAAGCAATTTGTCTTGTTAATCACTATATAGAGAGTTTAGATCAATTAGAACAAGTTTCTTATAGAAAACAACTTGTAATTCCCAACCTCTTGATCTTGAAAATTCTCACAAGCCCAAGAAACCAGTAAAACAGTGAAACAGAAGTCAATGTTACAAAAACAATGACATCAGATTGTATATAACTCTGATTCTTCTCAAACTCAATACACAAGAAGTTAAGATCAAGTacaacaactttcttatataaagcTTGGatgaaaactcactcaaataagcaggaaaattcatacaagaagAGACTTACATGAAaaacactcataaaaaaaacCAGAGAGGATaagaaaaaacattttaaacaaaacactaTACATAACTGTTAAAGTTCAGTGACTGTTTCTGAACTGAACCAGCTGAGTCACAATGCAACGTGTCTAGCCCAAGTTAACTCCACCGCTTGACCTGATCTGCCTCAAACTAATGCACTTTCCTTGATCTTCAGATCACAGCCGTTCACTA is a window of Dioscorea cayenensis subsp. rotundata cultivar TDr96_F1 chromosome 5, TDr96_F1_v2_PseudoChromosome.rev07_lg8_w22 25.fasta, whole genome shotgun sequence DNA encoding:
- the LOC120260206 gene encoding dynamin-related protein 4C-like; the protein is MEIKVASDTKSKSKSDSKGAALASSYDSQIRPLLDAVDRLRNLKVMQEGIQLPTIVVVGDQSSGKSSVLESLAGISLPRGQGICTRVPLIMRLKRDKSAVNPQMHLEYQDKIIQTTESGITAAISRATDEIAGSGKAISNTSLTLVVKKTDVPDLTMVDLPGITRVPVQGQPENIYEQISDIIKEYISPKESIILNVLSAAADFTICESIQMSRQVDRNGERTLAVVTKVDMAPVGLYEKVMADDVKIGLGYVCVRNRIGDETYDEARVEETKLFETHPLLSKIDKSIVGVPVLAQKLMQIQAASISKCLLDIVKKINDKLSFNVHELDNMPTNLSNVADAMRAFMKVLSCMKETLKKILIQREYDEYPDDFNMHGVARIVEMLTQYSKELPLNQVMISEGEFLMEEIKILEEAKAIGLPNFLPESTFKILLKRKIDEISHFPIEFVKKVWNYIEDVVINVLTRHSDNYPQLQSSMTRAAQNLIEKMKKQSCQVVQGMIDMERVGAYTSNPDYMMTWCTLMEKQDHFMDLLHDHSKPSILDLGRFGKVKVDHLRQQQKEMAEKAFDLRMRMIAYWRSVILRLVDGPALHILYNIQKLVETEMDNEIVDEIAGHSGTGLERMLEESPSVAGKRDRLRKSIELLKESKQVVGRIMDRIALLDD